CCTCTTCGACCCTGAAACTCACGTTGCTCAAAACCCACCGGTCCTCGAACGATTTGGAAAGGTCCCTGACCTCGATGATGCTCAAATTACCGCCCCCCTGTCAAACATCTTGGTGATTTCTTTCCTCGATAAATGTCTAACGATAAGGATAATCATGACGCTTTCCTCGATAAACGTCTAAAGATAAGGATGATAGGGTATCATTTAGAGAGGGATATCATGTCCCTCATTCTTCCAGCATTATTCAATATATTTCCACAAATGTCTATTGCAACAGAAGTTTGAACACTATAAGAATAATAATGGCCTATAAGAATTATTTATTTGTCCATTTTCACCACTGGAAACAAGTTTGAAATATTCCGATGCGATTCAGAACCTAGTTAAGGCGTAGCATGGGTGGACATCAATGCAGCAAGTGATCGAGAACGCTAGATCGACGACCGGCACCAAGACGAGGGTAAGCGACGTCAGTCCGGTCAGTGGAATGTGCCCGATTTGTATAGAGGAATGTGGTGTGCTTTGCGAGGTCGGTAAGTCGGCCTTCCGTGGCAGGGAGGTTCTTTACCCTATGCCGGAGCATTTCGGCACCAGCACCGCCGCTTCAAACAAGGACTTCGGTCTGGACTATTCTGATTTCCAGATCCTGGCAGAGCTCATCGGTGCCTATGGAATTGAGGCTAACCCGGACAAGGCTTTCTTCGAGAACGTCAAGATCGAGACGCAGGTCGCGACCCGTTCGAAGAAACCGATCAACCTAAAGGTCCCGTTCGTCATCGCTGGACTCGGTTCGACAGCGGTCGCCAAGAGGAACTGGGACAGCCTGGCCAAGGGAGCAGCGCTCTCCGGCATCATCGAGACAGTGGGAGAGAACGTCTGCGGGATGGACTCCGAATCGACCTACACCAAGGGCAAGGTCGTGAAATCCCCGGACATGGCATACCGTGTGTCTGCCTATCGCGAGCTCTGGGACGAAAAGTACGGAGATATCGCCGTGCAGACGAACGTTGAGGACCAAAGGGGCGGCGTTGATGATTACGTCCTTTCCAAGCTCGAGGTCAACATAATCGAAAGGAAGTGGGGACAGGGTGCCAAGGCCATCGGAGGAGAGGTCAGGCTAGACTCCATCGAAAGGGCGCTCGAGCTCAAGAAGCGCGGATATCTGGTGCTCCCGGACCCAGAGGACAAGATGGTGAAGGAGGCGTTCAAGGCCGGAGCCTTCAAGTCCTTTGAGAGGCACAGCCGGGTCGGTTTCCCCGGACTGAAGTCGTTCGTCGAGGACGTCGAGTCCCTGAGGGACAAGGGAGCCAAGTACGTGTTCCTGAAGACTGGCGCCTATAGACCGGAGGTCGTCGCCTTTACGATGAAGGCCGCCTCGGAGGCCAAGATCGACATGCTCACCTTTGATGGAGCTGGAGGCGGCACCGGCATGTCCCCGGTACCGATGATGAACGAGATGTCCACACCGACCGTTCACCTGGAGGCCCAAGTCTTGGCATGCGCCCAGATCCTGAAGAAGAAGGGTAAGTTCCTGCCCGACATGGTCATGGCCGGTGGGTTCGTCAATGAGGGACAGATGTACAAGGCAATGGCGATGAGCAACATCGGCGGCGGCCCATCGATCAAGGCGATCGCGATGGCCCGGGCCCCGATCCTGGCTGCAATGAAGTCCACGTACTTCGCCAAGATGGCCGAGTCCAAGAGCCTTCCCAAGAGCTTCACCGACATGTACACCTCGGACCCAGCGAACTTCTTCATCATGGCGAAGGAGATGGCCAAGGACAAGAGCCTCAAGCTGGGTAAGAACCTCCCATGGGGGGCGGTTGGTCTCCACACCTACCTGGTCGACAGGCTCGGCGTCGGACTGAAGCAGCTCATGGCCGGATCCAGGAAGTTCAACCTGGAGAACCTGGACCGCTCCGATATTGCCTCCTTGACCCCGTACGCCTCGCAGGTCACTGGCATAGAGACCTTCGACCAGATGTCGTCAAGGGTCATGCCTGGTATCTTGGAATACTGGGACGAGTGAACCAATATGAAGGCCGGAGGGACCGGCCTTCCTTTTTTTTCTTGAATGAGGACGTTCTCGTAGGATATCCCTATGAGAAAAAATAGATAATGGACAATTTATTAGCGGGATGGTTTATCCATCCAACCCTTTTAGAGCCAGATGTACAAATTTGTGTCCTGTTTAATGCGATCGAAACATCCAATTGGGGTCAAAAACTGGAAAAGCATTAATATCGACTAACGCATTGACTTTTTCAACCGGCTCATGGAAAATGAGCTGGAATAAATTAGGGGAACGAAATAGCGGACTTTCTTAGGAGGAGAGGATCGCATAGGAGCGGTGAGCCACCGGCCCAACGAACTCCAAACGGTTTCAAAACCAAGGTATGGGGTCAATGAATGACCTCTACCTTTTTAGAAATAATATGGACGCTCCCAATTTGGAATTCATCCAGAGTACATAGGTTATTTTAATCATGGCATGAATCTTCCTTCAGTGGTCGTTCATGGAGCCCAAGCCGAAATTCTCCAACCATCTTGTGCACGAGAAGAGTCCCTATCTGATCATGCATTCACATAACCCGGTTGATTGGTATCCCTGGGGAGAGGCAGCTTTCACCGAAGCGAAGCGAACCGGAAAACCGGTCTTCCTCTCCATCGGTTATTCCGCCTGTCACTGGTGTCATGTCATGGAGAGGGAGTCGTTCGAAGATGAGGATGTGGCCAAGGCATTGAACGAAGGTTACGTGTCCATCAAGGTGGATAGGGAAGAGCGTCCGGACATCGATGAGCTATACATGAAGGCATGTCAGGCCATGACCGGAGGGGGAGGTTGGCCGTTGACCATCGTGATGACGCCGGAGAAGATACCTTTCTTCGCCGCCACCTATATCCCTCGGAACGGCCAATTCGGCATGTCGGACATCATCACCGTGCTCAACGCCATCTCGACCGCCTGGAAAGAAGAACAGGGAGAGATCCGATCGATCACCTCTACCATAATGAGGGACATAGCGGCGATGCAGATCGTCAGGCCGGGCGAACCGAGCTTAAGATATCTGGACGACGCATTTCAAGGTCTGAAGAAGACCTATGAGGAGAAGTTCGGCGGATTCGAGAAGTCACCAAAGTTCCCCATCCCCCACAAGGTCATGTTCCTCCTTCGGTACTGGAATGACACCGGCAAAGATGACGCTTTGAAGATGGCCGATTGGACCCTCACCAATATGATGCTCGGAGGGATCCATGACCACATAGGAGGAGGATTCCATCGGTATTCCACCGACGGACAATGGATATTGCCTCACTTCGAAAAGATGCTTTATGACCAGGCCCTGATCTGCATGGCCTATACTGAGGCGTACCTGGCCACCGGCAAGGATGATTTCAGGAAGGTGGCGGAAGGTATAGTCGAGTATGTTCTGAGGGACCTGGTCTCGGACAGAGGGGCGTTCTGCGCTTCCGAGGATGCGGACAGCGAGGGCGTGGAGGGCAAGTTCTACACATGGACCAGCATCGAGATCGAGGAGGTGCTCAAGGACCTGAATCCCGAGGTCTTCATGGCATGCTTTGACGTCCACCCCGAGGGGACCATCGGTTCTGGCAGGGAAGGGGACAGCGATCGAAACCTCCTGCACCTAGTGGCAGACCTCGCCACCCTGGCCTCCAAGTTCGAGATGAGCCCGGCGCAATTGGATGATTATCTAAGCTCATGCATGGAACGTTTGAGAAGGGTCCGTGAGATGCGTATCCGTCCAGCCCGCGATGACAAGGTCCTTACGGATTGGAACGGGCTCATGATCGCCGCCTTGGCTAAAGCGGGTAGAGCATTCGATGAGGAGCGTTACCTGCAGGCGGCAAAGAGGGCGGTGGATTCGATAGAAGGATTCTTGGCGTCGCCGGAGGGCGGCCTATACCACATGTATCGGGACGGTGAGGCCAGGGTGAACGGCATGCTCTCTGACCATGCCTATTACATCTGGGGGCTCCTGGAGCTTTATCAGGCCACCTTCGAGTATCGATATTTGAACAGAGCGGTCGAATATACCAGGAGGACCATCGATCTGTTCGGTGACGATAGCGGAGGATTCTACAACTCCATGGCCAAGGACGATCTGGTCATCCTGAGCAAGGAGATCTCGGATGGGGCCATGCCTTCGGCGAATTCGGTGATGGTCTATGACCTGGCTATGCTGTCGACGATGATCGATGACCGGAGGATGAAGGAGGCGGCGATGGCCTCCGCCAAATACTATGACTTTTACCTTTCCAAGGTACCGGACGCGCTGTCGTTCTTCATGATGGGTCTGAGGATGCTGCTGAGACCGGCCGAGGAGTTGGTCATCGCCGGCGACCCTATGGACGAACGCACAAGTGCGATGGTCGGGGCTACCAACTCGATCTTCCATCCGTATACAGTCATGATGCTGAATCCAATGCGGGAAGGAAAGATGCCCGAGTGCAAGAACCTCTCCAGCCTGAATGATAAGACTCCGATTGGCGGAAAGGCCACTGCCTACCTTTGCCGGAATGGGAGCTGTCTCAAGCCCATTCAGGATCTTGACGAGCTCATGGATGCGTTGAGAGCGGCGGTCAAGCCTCATCAGGTGTGACCACCGATGCCGGCGGCCTATCGACGTAGGTCACCTGGAACCGTGACTGGAACCGGCGGAATGCGCGCATGACCGGCTTTGCCAGAGCAAAAGTGAAGACCACATTGCCGCCCGAATGCAATAATCCGAAAGGCAGGCCTGCACCGAATATGAACAAGAACTTCTCCGGGTCCAGATTATACAGCCAGACCCAACTGCTGAAATCGAGCAGTTCGTTGTACATCCAGCCGAGCATGAAGCAGAGGATGGCCATCTTGACAACGCTCACCTCCTTGCTCTTTTTTCCGATGAGGCCGGAGACAAATCCCACCAAACCCCAACCGGCCATCTGCCATATCGCCCAGGGGCCCATCCCGAGGAACAGGTTGGAAATGATCGCCGTCGTGCCGCCGACCATGAACCCGGCCAACGGTCCGAAGACCAAGCCGACCGCCATGATCAGGAAGGTGCACGGCTGAACGTTCGGGATGGCTGCGAATGGGATGCGCGATGCCGCGATGATGGCGCCGAGTATCCCGATCAAGGCCACTTCCTTCGAGCTAACAGCGGTTTCCTCGAAGCGGCCAAAGAACGTTATTAGGAGGAGCAGCATGAAGGCGTTCGTGAGCAATGCCGCATAGGTCTTCAGGTCCGATGAGTCCACGAACGTGAGATAGAGTATGAACGCCGCTACGGTTATGGTCGCCACGGTCGGGACCAATGACATGTAGGTAATCCGCGAATGCGTCTTAACTCTCACGGTATCCATGGTATCGGTCTCCATCTCAGACCACCCCTAGCTCTTCTTTGGCGATGGCCATCATATCGTCCAGGGATATCTCCGTCAGGCACCCGTCCTTCAGTCGGAGAACCCGGCTGGAATATTCCGCAATGAACCGGTAGTCATGGGTCACCAGGATGGTGGTCTGACCCTCCGCACGAAGCTTCTCCAGGATATCGCCCAGTTTGGCCTTGTTCCATTGGTCAAGCCCTCTCGTGGGCTCGTCCAGTATCAGGACCTTGGGCTTGGCGACAAGGATCGAGGCCAGGGCGGCCCTCTCCCTCTCACCGCAGCTCAGGTCCCGGGGGAACCTCTTCAGGTACCGCTCCAGATCCAGTATCCTGAGCGCCCAGTGGATCCTCTCGTCCCACTCCTTCTCATCGATCTTGAGGTTTCTGAGGGTGAACTGGAGTTCCGCCTCGAGCGATTCCTCGAACAGGTAATCGTTAGGATTCTGCCCCAGATAGCCAATGGTCTTGGCGATCGATGCGGACGTCAGACCGGAGATGCTTTTACCGTTGACCTTTACATCACCGGTCCTCGGTCTCAGCAGCCCATTGAGGTTCTTCATCAGGGTGGACTTGCCGCTCCCGTTATCACCGGTGATGGAGACCAGTTCGCCAGTCTTGACCTTCAATCCCAAGCACTTTAGCACCTCTCTTCCTTCATATCCGAAGCTGATGTTATCCGCCTCGATTATGTCGGGTTTATCGTCGGGGATCGCCACATTGCGGCTCTCTGGCGCGTTCAAAAGGCCTATGCCCTTCATGTAATCCACCATCTCGTCCCGTGGCCCGTCCTTGACGATGGAACCCTGGTCCATGACGATTATCCGGTCGGGATAATCGATGCAGCGCTCGACCCGGTGCTCAACCAGTATGACCGATATCCCCAGTTCGCGGTTCATCTGCTTAAGGAACTCCAGGAACAGCACGGCGTTGTCCCCGTCCAGCTGCGATGTGGGTTCGTCCAGCACGATGTACTTCGGTCGCATGGCCAGGATGGATGCCATGGCCACCTTCTGCTTCTCCCCTCCGCTCAGTTCCGGAATGAACCGGGTCAGGAATTGTTTCAGGTCCAGGTACTCGGAGTATTGAAGGACCCTTTCCCTCATGGTCTCGGTGGGGACGCACATGTTCTCCATGCCGAATGCCATCTCATTCTCCACATTGGTCATGACCAACTGGTTCTCGGGGTCCTGGAACACCATGCCTACCAAGTTCGCGTAGTCACAGGGGGAATGGTCTCTCGTGTCCATGCCGTCGACGACCACATGGCCTGACATCCTCCCGCCATAGAAATGAGGGATGAGCCCGTTCAGGGCACGGCAGAGGGTGGACTTGCCGCAGCCCGACCTCCCCAGCACCAGGATGAACTCGCCTTCCTTTATCTTAAGATTGACGTCGTTCAATGAATTGGCGTTCGCACCGACATACTGGAATGAGAGCCGTTCCACCTCGATCATTTCCTTCCCCCCAGGAATATCGGCGAAAGCAATAGCAGGATGACGCCGATGATCTCGAAGTCCAGCAAGGACGGGCTCGTCATCTCACCGGCAAGATAATCGACGTGGCCATGTCCGACTATGAACATCGCCACGGCGAAGAACATCGCCGCAACGAACGATATCACCATCGCGATCTCGCGGGTCGTTATCCTGGCGATGATATAGGACGTTCTTTTGCCCGATCCGAACCCTCGCGCTTCCATCGCCTCGGATATCCCGACGGACCTCTCAAGAGAGTTCATCAACAGGGGCATTACGACCGGGGACCGGGCCTGGGCTTTCTTGAGAGCCCCACCCTCGTCGAACTCCACACCCCTGACCCGCATGGCGTCCATGATGTTCTTCGAATCGGTCGCGATGGTGGGGTACATCCTAGTGGCCAAGGAGAACGAGGTTGTCGTCTTGTGGCCGAATCTTGACATGGCGCGGAGAGCCTCGTCCGGATGCACGATGAAGGCGAGCAATGAGAACGATCCCACGGCCACGAACAGCCTGAAGCACATGCTGGTCGCGAACCAGATCGATTCCGAGGTGATCCTGATTATTCCATAGGTGAAGACCACATCATAGCCCTGAGGGATTAGGAGATTGAAGAGGAAGACGAAAGGAATCATGTATGCGGTATACTTCAGCAACGAGAGCGTGGACCGGAGCACTCTGCCCGCCACCGCCACCAATAGTATGAAGAGGAACAGGATCGCCAAGTAGAAGATGTCCGAAAGGAGCACGGACATAACGAACATCGCCGCTACGAACACGATCTTGGGTCGGGCATCCAGCTTGTGGATCCTCGAGTTGGTGTCCTTGTATGGGAATATCATGTGAGATTACCTGACAGCTCCATGAACTTCCAGTACACTCGGTCTCCATCGTTCAATGTTGTCTTGTCGCATGCGACCGTTCCATAGACATCGTTAACATAGAACTGCCAACCCCGTCCAGGCCTCTCGGTGTTCACCCCATCGATCCTCTCGATGATCGTTCCCATGGCGACGTACTGTTGCCTGACCACGGCGAAGTCTCCCTTGCCCGCACATTCCATCAGAAGGTCCATGACGTTGTCTGAGAACGTCATGTTCTTGAAGACGAAGATGGTGGTGCCGTTACCGCTCGCATGGGTCTCATAGGTCCAGACCCCGCTGGAATTGGTCCAGGTGGTCACGTTGTTCCGGAAATGGTTCGTGGGGGCATCGGAGAAATCGATGGTCATGGTGGCGGTCTTGTTCTTGGCTCCGCTGCTGTTGCCGGGGAACAGTCCCATTCCGCTTACCAGCACCACGGCCACCAATACGACGACGATGATCGCCACCAGTGTCGATTTTTTCATCTTGTATCCCCTACTTCTTGCGCCTCACGAAATAGACTGCCCCTACCGCCAACAGGACCAGGACGACCGATGCCACTAGGACATAGAGCATGGTGTTATCGGTCGCCGCGGTCTTGGATTCAACCGATATGGCCTTGGTAACGGTCGTGTTCGCCCCTTGCGCGTCAACGGTCCAGGCGGTAACGGTGTAGCTTCCCGCCTTTTCATAGGTATGGTTGACATGCGCTCCGGTGCTGGTGTTACCGTCGCCGAAGTTCCAGGTCACATGGCACTGGTCCAGGTCGACGATCCCGGCGGAGAACTCGACCTTCAAACCATCATTGACGGCAGTCAGATTTACGACCGGATCGAGGTTGTTGTAGGCGTAGACATATCCATTGTCGCACACGGCAATGACGGTGTCCTCCACAACGATCGGCGATCCCAGAGCATAGTTGGCTGGAAGCAACGAGGAATTCCACATCTTGACGCCCGTCTTCGAAAGCATCACGATGTTGCTCGTCGCCTCGTTCGTAATTGCCAGGATGCCGTTCGAGGAAACCGCTATGGATCCTCCGATGGTCGCCCCGATCGATGTTGACCATACCAGAGAACCGTTCGCTTTCCTCATCTGGATATCGTTTCCATAGGAGACCACGACATTCTTACCGAGTATCGAAGGGGTGCTCATCTTGCCCGTCATGGAGATGTTCGACATGATCGTGCCGGTGTAGTTCATCTGGACGAAGTTCGACGAGGACACGGCATAATCCGATACCGCATAGGTATAGGTGATCAGGACGATCGAATCGTTGAGGAGGGCTGCTGAGGACTTGATCTTTCCCCCAAAGGAGACGTTCCACAACTCGGTCCCATTCGTCGCCACGGCATGGAACACGCCATCGGTGGATCCGACGTAGATGGTCCCATCCTTGACCGCCGGGGCTGAGTAGTATATCTCGGAGGCAAGCACCTTCTTCCATGCCAGAGATCCGTCCTCATTCAGGGCGTACAACTTACCGTCACCGCCGGGCACGATTATCATGTTAGAGGTGAACACAGGCGACGAGCTGATCCCCTTGGCCGGGGAATCGATGGTGAAGTTCCACAGCTTGGCTCCCGTCGCTGAGTTGAACGAAGTGACGACGCCATCGTTTGTCGAAACGATGACCTGACCTTCGATCAGGAGAGGCGAAGATAACTGGAAAGCGGTTGAATTGACCGTTGCGTTCCACTTCTGATCTCCATTCAGGTCCATGCAAAAGAGCTTGGCCTTGGTCATGAAGTCCCCGGCAAATACATACAGACTGCCGTTCGCGCTGACCGGGACCGTGTCGATCGCGCCAGAGTTCAGGTTCTTGCTCCATGCCATCCCAGGGGTGACACTGGAATAGGATGGTGAATTACCGGAATTGGAGAGGTCATATTTTGAAACGGTCCATGGATACCTGTGCTCCGGTGTGGCCAGAGGGGCTGGTGAGGACCAATCGGCCCGAGATGCGCCGATCTTAAACGCTATGGCTGGAAAGTTTATTGCCTTTGCATTTGGTGACTGGGCTCCAAACATTGGAGATACCCATTTCTGAGCCGTACTGTTCCAAACCCAGAATCCCCAGAACTCGGTGGAGGTGCTGCTCTTGTTTCCTATCTTGTCAACAAAGTCCCCCATCCCAGGATAGTTTATCGATTCGAATGCCAGACCTAATTGCTCTGCTGCCATCTTGGTGGCGTTGAAAGAATCGGT
The sequence above is drawn from the Methanomassiliicoccales archaeon genome and encodes:
- a CDS encoding glutamate synthase-related protein — translated: MQQVIENARSTTGTKTRVSDVSPVSGMCPICIEECGVLCEVGKSAFRGREVLYPMPEHFGTSTAASNKDFGLDYSDFQILAELIGAYGIEANPDKAFFENVKIETQVATRSKKPINLKVPFVIAGLGSTAVAKRNWDSLAKGAALSGIIETVGENVCGMDSESTYTKGKVVKSPDMAYRVSAYRELWDEKYGDIAVQTNVEDQRGGVDDYVLSKLEVNIIERKWGQGAKAIGGEVRLDSIERALELKKRGYLVLPDPEDKMVKEAFKAGAFKSFERHSRVGFPGLKSFVEDVESLRDKGAKYVFLKTGAYRPEVVAFTMKAASEAKIDMLTFDGAGGGTGMSPVPMMNEMSTPTVHLEAQVLACAQILKKKGKFLPDMVMAGGFVNEGQMYKAMAMSNIGGGPSIKAIAMARAPILAAMKSTYFAKMAESKSLPKSFTDMYTSDPANFFIMAKEMAKDKSLKLGKNLPWGAVGLHTYLVDRLGVGLKQLMAGSRKFNLENLDRSDIASLTPYASQVTGIETFDQMSSRVMPGILEYWDE
- a CDS encoding thioredoxin domain-containing protein, encoding MEPKPKFSNHLVHEKSPYLIMHSHNPVDWYPWGEAAFTEAKRTGKPVFLSIGYSACHWCHVMERESFEDEDVAKALNEGYVSIKVDREERPDIDELYMKACQAMTGGGGWPLTIVMTPEKIPFFAATYIPRNGQFGMSDIITVLNAISTAWKEEQGEIRSITSTIMRDIAAMQIVRPGEPSLRYLDDAFQGLKKTYEEKFGGFEKSPKFPIPHKVMFLLRYWNDTGKDDALKMADWTLTNMMLGGIHDHIGGGFHRYSTDGQWILPHFEKMLYDQALICMAYTEAYLATGKDDFRKVAEGIVEYVLRDLVSDRGAFCASEDADSEGVEGKFYTWTSIEIEEVLKDLNPEVFMACFDVHPEGTIGSGREGDSDRNLLHLVADLATLASKFEMSPAQLDDYLSSCMERLRRVREMRIRPARDDKVLTDWNGLMIAALAKAGRAFDEERYLQAAKRAVDSIEGFLASPEGGLYHMYRDGEARVNGMLSDHAYYIWGLLELYQATFEYRYLNRAVEYTRRTIDLFGDDSGGFYNSMAKDDLVILSKEISDGAMPSANSVMVYDLAMLSTMIDDRRMKEAAMASAKYYDFYLSKVPDALSFFMMGLRMLLRPAEELVIAGDPMDERTSAMVGATNSIFHPYTVMMLNPMREGKMPECKNLSSLNDKTPIGGKATAYLCRNGSCLKPIQDLDELMDALRAAVKPHQV
- a CDS encoding ECF transporter S component, which codes for METDTMDTVRVKTHSRITYMSLVPTVATITVAAFILYLTFVDSSDLKTYAALLTNAFMLLLLITFFGRFEETAVSSKEVALIGILGAIIAASRIPFAAIPNVQPCTFLIMAVGLVFGPLAGFMVGGTTAIISNLFLGMGPWAIWQMAGWGLVGFVSGLIGKKSKEVSVVKMAILCFMLGWMYNELLDFSSWVWLYNLDPEKFLFIFGAGLPFGLLHSGGNVVFTFALAKPVMRAFRRFQSRFQVTYVDRPPASVVTPDEA
- a CDS encoding energy-coupling factor transporter ATPase → MIEVERLSFQYVGANANSLNDVNLKIKEGEFILVLGRSGCGKSTLCRALNGLIPHFYGGRMSGHVVVDGMDTRDHSPCDYANLVGMVFQDPENQLVMTNVENEMAFGMENMCVPTETMRERVLQYSEYLDLKQFLTRFIPELSGGEKQKVAMASILAMRPKYIVLDEPTSQLDGDNAVLFLEFLKQMNRELGISVILVEHRVERCIDYPDRIIVMDQGSIVKDGPRDEMVDYMKGIGLLNAPESRNVAIPDDKPDIIEADNISFGYEGREVLKCLGLKVKTGELVSITGDNGSGKSTLMKNLNGLLRPRTGDVKVNGKSISGLTSASIAKTIGYLGQNPNDYLFEESLEAELQFTLRNLKIDEKEWDERIHWALRILDLERYLKRFPRDLSCGERERAALASILVAKPKVLILDEPTRGLDQWNKAKLGDILEKLRAEGQTTILVTHDYRFIAEYSSRVLRLKDGCLTEISLDDMMAIAKEELGVV
- a CDS encoding energy-coupling factor transporter transmembrane component T, which translates into the protein MIFPYKDTNSRIHKLDARPKIVFVAAMFVMSVLLSDIFYLAILFLFILLVAVAGRVLRSTLSLLKYTAYMIPFVFLFNLLIPQGYDVVFTYGIIRITSESIWFATSMCFRLFVAVGSFSLLAFIVHPDEALRAMSRFGHKTTTSFSLATRMYPTIATDSKNIMDAMRVRGVEFDEGGALKKAQARSPVVMPLLMNSLERSVGISEAMEARGFGSGKRTSYIIARITTREIAMVISFVAAMFFAVAMFIVGHGHVDYLAGEMTSPSLLDFEIIGVILLLLSPIFLGGRK
- a CDS encoding DUF4430 domain-containing protein yields the protein MKKSTLVAIIVVVLVAVVLVSGMGLFPGNSSGAKNKTATMTIDFSDAPTNHFRNNVTTWTNSSGVWTYETHASGNGTTIFVFKNMTFSDNVMDLLMECAGKGDFAVVRQQYVAMGTIIERIDGVNTERPGRGWQFYVNDVYGTVACDKTTLNDGDRVYWKFMELSGNLT
- a CDS encoding PQQ-binding-like beta-propeller repeat protein is translated as MKFQRLFAFLMFASFLTVAAMPVLTDATTPQTCAVLIDFGDGTVAWADVPIDSNTDSFNATKMAAEQLGLAFESINYPGMGDFVDKIGNKSSTSTEFWGFWVWNSTAQKWVSPMFGAQSPNAKAINFPAIAFKIGASRADWSSPAPLATPEHRYPWTVSKYDLSNSGNSPSYSSVTPGMAWSKNLNSGAIDTVPVSANGSLYVFAGDFMTKAKLFCMDLNGDQKWNATVNSTAFQLSSPLLIEGQVIVSTNDGVVTSFNSATGAKLWNFTIDSPAKGISSSPVFTSNMIIVPGGDGKLYALNEDGSLAWKKVLASEIYYSAPAVKDGTIYVGSTDGVFHAVATNGTELWNVSFGGKIKSSAALLNDSIVLITYTYAVSDYAVSSSNFVQMNYTGTIMSNISMTGKMSTPSILGKNVVVSYGNDIQMRKANGSLVWSTSIGATIGGSIAVSSNGILAITNEATSNIVMLSKTGVKMWNSSLLPANYALGSPIVVEDTVIAVCDNGYVYAYNNLDPVVNLTAVNDGLKVEFSAGIVDLDQCHVTWNFGDGNTSTGAHVNHTYEKAGSYTVTAWTVDAQGANTTVTKAISVESKTAATDNTMLYVLVASVVLVLLAVGAVYFVRRKK